In Candidatus Roseilinea sp., one DNA window encodes the following:
- the ribX gene encoding riboflavin transport system permease protein RibX codes for MRMQRSVAIAYPLCSYSPEDRLVQGAVLMAATSTSEVAATRSHAHTAKAIAERHSAAARFAPPIGLVLFILAWQLLSLRYPPFILPGPASVAERIVEKLADGSLIVHIAATLSEAIPGLILGALAAFALGVPIAKSPLADRLLSPFVVASQGIPFIAVAPLLFIWFGSGLGAKILVCALIVFFPIVINVIAGLRSTPPVLRDLFRSLGATPVETFFKLELPAALPFIFAGLRVGGTLSMIGAITGEFLSADRGLGFMINLGNGLYDTALVIAGVLIIVLIALGIYGAVRLAERVLRVERWAA; via the coding sequence ATGCGCATGCAGCGCTCTGTGGCCATCGCGTATCCGTTGTGCTCATACAGCCCCGAAGACCGCTTGGTTCAAGGGGCTGTTCTCATGGCTGCAACGAGCACAAGCGAGGTTGCTGCGACTCGATCGCACGCACACACCGCGAAAGCGATCGCGGAACGCCATTCGGCGGCCGCGCGATTTGCGCCGCCGATCGGCCTGGTCCTATTCATCCTAGCCTGGCAGTTGCTCTCGCTGCGCTATCCGCCCTTTATCTTGCCGGGGCCGGCCAGCGTGGCAGAGCGCATCGTCGAGAAGCTGGCCGATGGCTCGTTGATCGTGCACATCGCTGCCACGCTGTCCGAAGCGATCCCCGGCCTGATTCTGGGTGCGCTGGCTGCGTTCGCGCTGGGTGTGCCAATTGCTAAGTCACCGCTGGCCGACCGGCTGCTCTCGCCGTTCGTCGTCGCCTCGCAGGGCATCCCGTTCATCGCCGTCGCGCCGCTCCTGTTCATCTGGTTCGGCAGTGGTTTGGGGGCGAAGATCCTGGTGTGCGCGCTGATCGTGTTCTTCCCGATCGTCATCAACGTCATTGCCGGCCTGCGCAGCACACCGCCAGTCCTGCGCGACCTGTTTCGCTCACTTGGCGCGACGCCGGTCGAGACGTTCTTCAAACTGGAGTTGCCGGCTGCCCTGCCGTTCATCTTCGCCGGCCTCCGCGTGGGCGGCACGCTCTCGATGATCGGTGCCATCACCGGCGAGTTCCTCAGCGCCGACCGTGGCCTGGGCTTCATGATCAACCTGGGCAATGGCTTATACGACACCGCGCTGGTCATCGCCGGCGTGCTCATCATCGTGCTGATCGCATTGGGAATCTACGGTGCCGTTCGCCTGGCCGAACGCGTGCTGCGCGTGGAACGCTGGGCGGCATGA
- the ribY gene encoding riboflavin-binding protein RibY: MKLSFVVMSLKGLRMNKLKVSLIGLLILVSSACAVQAPPPRAGGPGASLQKIRLPMGYIPNVQFAPYYVAADRGYFAEAGIEVEFDYKFETDGVKLVAAGELPFAVVSGEQVVLARAQGLPVKYFVQWYRQFPIAVFSLKTKGIEKPEDLKGKTVGIPGFFGATYVGWRAFLDANGLSERDMQMQEIGFTQAAAVQQGKVDAAVGYIVNEPLVLEANGFPVNVFRVSDQVEMVANGLITNEKTIRENPALVRGMARALLRGIADTVADPDAAMQISTKFIEGLKADDPIQKKVLLATIELMRGERLGVSSLQAWENTQNTLLAMGQIKQKMDANEFFTNEFVP, encoded by the coding sequence ATGAAGCTGTCATTTGTTGTAATGAGTCTAAAGGGATTGCGTATGAACAAGCTGAAAGTCTCTCTTATTGGTTTATTGATTCTCGTGTCGAGTGCCTGCGCCGTGCAGGCGCCTCCCCCGCGTGCCGGTGGGCCCGGCGCGTCGTTACAAAAGATCAGGCTGCCGATGGGCTACATCCCCAACGTGCAGTTCGCTCCCTACTATGTCGCAGCCGACCGCGGCTACTTCGCCGAAGCGGGGATCGAAGTAGAGTTCGACTACAAGTTCGAGACCGACGGCGTGAAGCTGGTCGCTGCCGGCGAATTGCCGTTCGCCGTCGTCAGCGGCGAGCAAGTGGTGCTGGCACGCGCCCAGGGCCTGCCGGTCAAATATTTCGTGCAGTGGTATCGCCAGTTCCCCATCGCCGTCTTCAGCTTGAAGACCAAAGGCATCGAGAAGCCGGAGGACCTGAAGGGCAAAACGGTGGGCATCCCCGGCTTCTTCGGCGCGACCTACGTGGGCTGGCGCGCTTTCCTGGACGCCAACGGGCTGAGTGAGCGCGACATGCAGATGCAAGAGATCGGCTTCACCCAGGCCGCCGCTGTGCAACAGGGCAAGGTGGATGCCGCCGTGGGCTACATCGTCAACGAGCCGCTTGTGCTGGAGGCGAACGGCTTCCCCGTCAACGTCTTCCGCGTGAGCGACCAGGTGGAGATGGTCGCCAACGGTCTGATCACCAACGAGAAGACCATTCGCGAGAACCCAGCGCTGGTGCGCGGCATGGCGCGTGCGCTGTTGCGCGGCATCGCCGATACCGTTGCCGACCCCGACGCGGCGATGCAGATTTCGACCAAATTCATCGAAGGGCTCAAGGCCGACGACCCCATCCAGAAGAAGGTGTTGCTCGCCACGATCGAGTTGATGCGCGGCGAACGCCTGGGTGTCTCGTCACTGCAAGCTTGGGAGAACACGCAGAACACGCTGTTGGCTATGGGTCAGATCAAGCAGAAGATGGACGCCAACGAGTTCTTCACCAACGAATTCGTGCCGTGA
- a CDS encoding ABC transporter ATP-binding protein, giving the protein MLIADRISHTYPNGVEALRDFSLRVPRGQCVAIVGPSGCGKSTLLRVIAGLIRPSAGEVWLDGERMTQPSPRIGLMFQDAALLPWRTVEQNIRLPLELGGRTASMEIEDWRSRNAQSPISQSLVASSIADLIHLVGLTGFERAYPRELSGGMAQRVALARALITHPPVLLLDEPFGALDAMTREGLTASVESILREMGTTAVMVTHSIAEAIFLADQVVVCSPRPGSVVGTVPVRLPRPRAWAMESWPEFGALVGCVRELLAQPAPTT; this is encoded by the coding sequence ATGCTCATCGCCGACCGCATCTCGCACACCTATCCGAACGGCGTCGAAGCACTGCGCGACTTTTCGCTACGCGTGCCGCGCGGCCAGTGCGTTGCGATCGTTGGCCCGAGCGGATGTGGCAAGAGCACGCTGCTACGCGTCATCGCCGGCCTGATCCGGCCGAGCGCCGGCGAGGTGTGGCTGGACGGTGAGCGCATGACGCAACCTTCGCCGCGCATCGGCTTGATGTTCCAAGACGCCGCGTTGTTGCCTTGGCGCACCGTTGAGCAAAACATTCGGCTGCCGCTCGAACTGGGCGGCAGGACGGCCTCGATGGAGATCGAAGATTGGAGATCGAGAAATGCCCAATCTCCAATCTCTCAATCTCTGGTCGCTTCCTCGATCGCCGATCTCATCCATCTCGTCGGCTTGACAGGCTTTGAGCGCGCCTACCCGCGCGAGCTCAGCGGCGGCATGGCGCAGCGCGTGGCATTGGCGCGCGCCCTGATCACCCATCCGCCGGTGCTTTTGCTCGACGAGCCTTTTGGGGCGCTCGACGCCATGACGCGCGAAGGCCTCACTGCCTCAGTCGAGAGCATTCTGCGCGAAATGGGGACGACGGCGGTCATGGTCACCCACAGCATCGCCGAGGCCATCTTCTTAGCGGATCAGGTCGTGGTGTGCTCGCCGCGTCCGGGGAGTGTCGTGGGCACAGTGCCGGTTAGGCTGCCGCGGCCGCGTGCGTGGGCGATGGAGAGCTGGCCGGAATTCGGCGCGCTGGTCGGGTGCGTGCGCGAACTGCTCGCACAACCCGCCCCCACGACCTGA
- a CDS encoding membrane protein: MTELIWIIQRLNWLAVIDIALVSLVFFGVLLLVRATQAVPLIRGLLVLGAIVLVLGGTTQLPTFNLILRTALPALLVAIPVIFQPELRRALERLGRFNEMLVAPRKTELEVMVRKISDAAQRLAARRHGALIVIERDTGLQDLIDTGVPLDAELTPDILLTIFDPHTPLHDGGVIIRHGRIAAAGCVLPLTASTPEDARIGLRHRAGIGVTEGTDAIAVIVSEERGSISIAHNGRLIRRIEPDHLESALIALAQPGIQKAASILPGFLRGREKQETH, encoded by the coding sequence ATGACTGAATTGATCTGGATCATCCAGCGGTTGAATTGGCTGGCCGTCATTGACATCGCGCTGGTCTCGCTGGTGTTCTTCGGTGTGTTGCTGCTCGTGCGCGCCACCCAGGCCGTGCCGCTGATCCGCGGTCTGCTGGTGCTGGGCGCGATCGTGCTCGTGCTGGGTGGGACGACGCAGTTGCCGACGTTCAACTTGATCTTACGCACGGCACTGCCGGCGCTGCTCGTCGCTATCCCGGTGATCTTTCAACCTGAGCTGCGGCGTGCCCTGGAGCGGTTGGGGCGTTTCAACGAGATGTTGGTTGCACCACGCAAGACCGAGCTAGAAGTGATGGTGCGCAAGATCAGCGATGCCGCGCAGCGACTGGCTGCCCGGCGCCACGGCGCGCTCATCGTCATCGAACGCGACACCGGCCTGCAAGACCTGATTGACACCGGCGTGCCGCTGGATGCCGAACTGACGCCGGACATCCTGCTCACCATCTTCGACCCGCACACGCCGCTGCACGACGGCGGTGTGATCATTCGCCACGGGCGCATCGCGGCTGCAGGGTGCGTGTTGCCGCTCACGGCCTCGACGCCCGAAGATGCGCGCATCGGCCTGCGGCACCGCGCCGGCATCGGGGTGACCGAGGGTACCGACGCCATCGCTGTCATCGTGTCCGAGGAGCGTGGCTCGATCAGCATCGCACACAACGGCCGGCTGATCCGCCGCATCGAGCCCGATCACCTCGAAAGCGCGCTGATCGCCTTGGCGCAGCCCGGCATTCAGAAAGCGGCCTCCATCTTGCCCGGATTCCTGCGCGGGCGCGAGAAGCAGGAGACGCATTGA
- the xseA gene encoding exodeoxyribonuclease 7 large subunit produces the protein MQYGFQSILQPDEPLSVSELTAHIKDLLEGDEVLADVRVAGEVSNLSRPTSGHLYFTLKDATAQIRCVMWRSYATRVARLLQNGDAVIARGRVGVYERDGVYQLYVESLVAQGAGDLNAELERLKRKLEAEGLFDAARKRSLPAFPRILGVVTSPTGAAFQDILNVLRRRYPIIEVVLAPTAVQGEEAPEQIVRAIHKLNALGECDVILVARGGGSLEELWAFNDERVVRAIAASRAPVVSGVGHEIDFTLTDFVADVRAPTPSAAAEIITPDINDLRMQVDGLGMEMSELISAQLAEARTRLTGLQRTLRLLSPANQLAGQREKLNDLSQRLIAAQTHVVAFVRLRFEGLRARLESVGPAATLARGYAIVRRADGGLVRSVNDVRPGDALQVTVADGEFGARVTDERVAQTEGRRTNA, from the coding sequence ATGCAATACGGCTTCCAATCCATCCTGCAGCCCGACGAGCCGCTGAGCGTCTCGGAGTTGACGGCGCACATCAAGGACCTGCTAGAGGGCGATGAGGTACTCGCCGATGTGCGCGTCGCCGGCGAGGTCAGCAACCTGTCGCGCCCGACATCCGGCCATCTCTACTTCACACTGAAAGACGCGACGGCGCAAATTCGGTGTGTAATGTGGCGCAGCTACGCGACGCGGGTGGCGCGTTTGCTGCAAAACGGCGACGCAGTCATCGCACGTGGCCGGGTCGGCGTGTACGAACGAGATGGGGTGTATCAGCTCTACGTCGAATCATTGGTCGCTCAGGGCGCCGGCGACCTCAACGCTGAGCTCGAGCGACTCAAGCGCAAGCTGGAGGCGGAGGGGCTGTTCGACGCCGCACGTAAGCGCTCGCTGCCGGCCTTCCCGCGCATATTGGGCGTCGTCACCTCGCCTACCGGTGCGGCGTTCCAGGACATCTTGAACGTGCTCCGCCGGCGCTACCCGATCATCGAGGTCGTGCTGGCGCCGACGGCGGTGCAGGGCGAAGAAGCGCCGGAGCAGATCGTTCGCGCCATCCACAAGCTCAACGCGCTGGGTGAATGCGACGTCATTCTGGTGGCGCGCGGCGGCGGCAGCCTGGAGGAGCTATGGGCGTTCAACGACGAACGGGTGGTGCGCGCGATTGCGGCTTCGCGTGCGCCGGTAGTGAGCGGGGTAGGACACGAAATTGACTTCACACTAACCGACTTCGTCGCCGATGTGCGTGCGCCTACGCCTTCGGCAGCCGCGGAGATCATCACGCCCGACATCAACGATCTGCGCATGCAGGTGGATGGGCTAGGCATGGAGATGAGCGAGTTGATTTCGGCGCAGCTTGCCGAAGCGCGCACCCGGCTCACCGGGCTGCAGCGCACGTTGCGTTTGCTCAGCCCGGCCAACCAATTGGCGGGACAGCGCGAGAAGCTGAACGACTTGAGCCAACGGTTGATCGCGGCACAGACGCACGTCGTAGCGTTTGTCCGATTGCGATTCGAAGGGCTGCGCGCTCGGCTAGAGAGCGTTGGACCGGCGGCGACGTTGGCGCGTGGCTATGCCATCGTCCGGCGCGCCGACGGGGGGCTGGTGCGTTCGGTGAACGACGTGCGCCCCGGCGACGCCCTGCAGGTGACGGTAGCCGACGGTGAGTTCGGCGCGCGCGTCACCGACGAGCGCGTCGCTCAAACCGAAGGCCGGCGGACGAATGCATAG
- a CDS encoding glycosyl transferase family 1 gives MKIAVNAWFLDSSHAQTTGSGQYAANLIAALRALAPDVQIECVSPRRRGDWAKLYFEQVEFPNAARRMNADIAFVPYWAPPLRSDVPVVVTIHDVIPIALPAYRGGPLQRAYAGLVRAASANTAAILTDSEFSKGDILKYLDVEAARVTVAPLAAEPRFTPNVPEEDMARARERYDLPERYVLYLGGFDVRKNIETLMQVYVWCGESIGEEYPLVISGDPSTPVMTEGGERLSLAQMAEQLEVSDVVRFIGRVAEEDKPALYAGARCFLFPSTYEGFGLPPLEAMACGVPVVGSNAASIGEVVGNAGMLVEPKDARRMAGALIAACIEDDLHERLRQRALLRAAQFSWERTATETLAVFRRVYDERRRK, from the coding sequence ATGAAAATTGCCGTCAACGCCTGGTTCCTAGATTCGTCGCACGCGCAAACGACGGGGAGCGGACAGTATGCAGCCAACCTGATCGCCGCGCTCAGAGCGCTTGCGCCGGATGTGCAGATCGAATGTGTGTCGCCGCGCCGGCGCGGCGATTGGGCCAAGCTGTATTTCGAGCAGGTCGAATTCCCCAACGCCGCCAGGCGCATGAACGCCGACATCGCCTTTGTGCCCTACTGGGCGCCACCGCTGCGCAGCGACGTGCCGGTGGTCGTGACGATCCACGACGTGATCCCCATCGCGTTGCCGGCCTATCGCGGCGGCCCGCTGCAGCGCGCCTACGCCGGTCTGGTGCGGGCGGCATCTGCGAATACCGCAGCCATCCTCACCGATTCCGAGTTCAGCAAGGGCGACATCCTCAAGTATCTTGATGTGGAAGCCGCGCGCGTCACCGTCGCGCCGCTGGCCGCCGAGCCGCGCTTCACGCCGAACGTGCCGGAAGAGGACATGGCGCGCGCCCGCGAACGCTACGACTTGCCCGAGCGCTACGTGCTCTACCTGGGTGGCTTCGACGTGCGCAAGAACATCGAGACGCTGATGCAGGTATATGTGTGGTGCGGCGAGTCCATCGGCGAGGAGTATCCACTCGTGATTAGCGGTGATCCATCTACGCCGGTAATGACCGAAGGCGGCGAGCGGCTCTCGCTGGCGCAGATGGCCGAGCAGCTCGAGGTGAGCGACGTGGTGCGCTTCATCGGCCGGGTGGCGGAGGAAGATAAGCCGGCGCTGTACGCCGGCGCGCGCTGCTTCTTGTTCCCCTCGACATACGAGGGCTTCGGCCTGCCGCCGCTCGAAGCGATGGCCTGTGGTGTGCCGGTTGTCGGCAGCAATGCCGCCAGCATCGGCGAAGTGGTCGGCAATGCCGGCATGCTGGTCGAGCCGAAAGACGCCCGGCGCATGGCCGGCGCGCTCATCGCCGCCTGCATCGAAGATGACCTGCACGAACGACTGCGCCAGCGCGCGCTGTTGCGCGCCGCACAATTCAGCTGGGAGCGCACGGCGACCGAAACGCTGGCCGTGTTCAGGCGCGTATACGATGAGCGACGCCGTAAGTGA
- a CDS encoding hypothetical protein (possible pseudo, frameshifted), giving the protein MDNTSGTRYADVASWELSDSLWARIEPLLPQPKSRYRGRGRQRKHIGGRPAADRRKTMTGILYALRTGIPWNAMPKEYGSGKTVHRYFQRWVQAGVFKRMWQAGLAEYDEVKGIAWKWQAGDGAMTKAPLGGGRKDRQKPYGSRQKGRQAQSVGG; this is encoded by the coding sequence ATGGATAATACCAGTGGGACGCGATACGCCGACGTTGCAAGTTGGGAGCTGTCTGATAGTCTGTGGGCGCGCATTGAACCGTTGTTGCCCCAACCGAAGTCGCGCTATCGCGGACGCGGACGGCAGCGCAAACACATCGGTGGGCGGCCGGCAGCAGACCGGCGCAAGACCATGACCGGCATCTTGTACGCGCTGCGAACCGGCATTCCGTGGAACGCCATGCCGAAAGAGTATGGATCGGGAAAGACAGTCCATCGCTACTTTCAGCGCTGGGTGCAGGCGGGCGTCTTCAAGCGCATGTGGCAGGCGGGTTTGGCGGAGTATGACGAGGTCAAAGGGATCGCCTGGAAGTGGCAAGCGGGCGACGGGGCGATGACCAAGGCCCCGCTGGGGGGGGGGCGAAAAGACAGGCAAAAACCCTACGGATCGCGCCAAAAGGGGCGTCAAGCGCAGTCTGTTGGTGGATGA
- a CDS encoding oxidoreductase gives MTTQVNVGIIGCGNISPVYFRACKSLEILRLVGCADLDMARAESRAHEFDTRAFSVESLLAHPDVQIVINLTIPKAHGEVGIAALEAGKSVYNEKPLALSREEAQRMLALAREKGLRVGGAPDTFMGAGIQTCRKLIDEGAIGQPVAATAFMLCHGHESWHPDPEFYYQPGGGPMFDMGPYYLTALVTLIGPVQRVTGSARITFPERTITSQPKHGQKIAVRVPTHVAGVLDFASGAIGTIVTSFDVWTQSMPCIEIYGSEGSLQVPDPNTFGGPVRIAKAGEKDWTDVPLTHAYSKQSRGLGVADMAYAIQSGRPHRANGELTYHVLDIMHAIHEASAEGRHIHLESTCERPAPLPAGLREGVLDP, from the coding sequence ATGACCACTCAAGTCAACGTTGGCATCATCGGCTGCGGCAATATCAGCCCGGTGTACTTTCGCGCTTGCAAGTCACTCGAAATCCTTCGCCTGGTCGGCTGCGCTGATCTAGACATGGCGCGCGCCGAATCCCGCGCGCACGAGTTCGATACGCGCGCCTTCAGCGTCGAGTCGTTGCTGGCGCATCCGGACGTGCAGATCGTCATCAACCTCACCATCCCGAAGGCGCACGGCGAAGTGGGCATCGCCGCGCTGGAGGCCGGCAAGAGCGTCTACAACGAGAAGCCGCTGGCGCTCAGCCGGGAGGAGGCTCAGCGCATGCTCGCGCTGGCTCGAGAGAAAGGCTTGCGCGTCGGCGGCGCACCGGACACCTTCATGGGCGCGGGCATCCAGACTTGTCGCAAGCTGATTGACGAGGGCGCCATCGGCCAGCCGGTTGCGGCAACGGCGTTCATGTTGTGCCACGGCCACGAGAGCTGGCACCCCGATCCGGAGTTCTACTACCAGCCCGGCGGCGGCCCGATGTTCGACATGGGGCCGTATTACCTCACTGCGCTGGTGACGTTGATCGGGCCGGTGCAGCGCGTCACTGGCTCGGCGCGCATCACCTTCCCCGAACGCACGATCACCAGCCAGCCGAAGCACGGGCAAAAGATCGCCGTGCGCGTGCCGACGCACGTCGCCGGCGTGCTCGACTTCGCATCCGGCGCCATCGGCACGATCGTCACCAGCTTCGATGTGTGGACGCAGTCGATGCCTTGCATCGAGATCTATGGCAGTGAGGGATCGCTGCAAGTGCCCGACCCGAACACGTTCGGTGGGCCGGTGCGCATTGCGAAAGCCGGCGAAAAGGACTGGACGGACGTGCCGCTCACGCACGCCTACAGCAAACAGTCGCGCGGCCTCGGCGTGGCCGACATGGCCTACGCAATCCAATCTGGCCGTCCGCACCGCGCCAACGGCGAGTTGACCTACCACGTGCTCGACATCATGCACGCCATCCACGAGGCTTCGGCTGAGGGCCGGCATATTCACCTCGAAAGCACGTGCGAACGTCCCGCCCCGCTACCGGCTGGCCTGCGCGAGGGTGTGCTAGATCCGTAA
- a CDS encoding selenocysteine-specific translation factor yields the protein MHVIATAGHVDHGKSTLVRALTGINPDRLREEQQREMTIDLGFAWMTLPNGEPIGIVDVPGHIDFIENMLAGVGGVDAALLVIAADEGPMPQTVEHLAILGLLQVRCGVVALTKVDLASDPTWVELVSDEVRRLLTGTPLSGAAIVPVSAKTGQGLDQLKATLMQVLANAPLRRDLGRPRLPVDRVFTLPGFGVVVTGTLSDGVFEVGDEVDVITQRGEVLSARIRGLQTHKQKIMRAQTGSRLAVNLSGVDAERIARGSVVARPGTLAPTTLVDVWLEMLGEDARRASGMRRAFALRHNAEVKIFSGAAHSVARVRLLDGDALAPGESGWAQMQLASPMAVANGDRFIMRLPSPSVTIGGGTVVDAHPRVRYRRRGGHADAQVLSRLATLRRGSPAERLLQALQELAFASPAEAVARAQLEAEDLQAALADLSDQGAVIVAQDAKGSKILGCRQAWQEACRTAQDILNEYHKAHPLAEGMPRDTLRSRLKLSADVFDALLRLYGDPSNPAGFVDIGGVVRLASHDVRFDAGQQAAVDTLLTRCRAQPWATPSVKEARAAVGDEVYEAMLRQRMLVQLNDEVILLPETYQQAVQRVRDFIGREGSITAAQARDLFGTTRKYALALLEHLDAIGVTRRVGDARVLRG from the coding sequence ATGCACGTCATCGCCACTGCCGGTCACGTTGACCACGGCAAATCCACGCTGGTGCGCGCGCTCACCGGCATCAATCCGGATCGCCTGCGCGAAGAGCAGCAGCGCGAGATGACGATTGACCTCGGCTTCGCGTGGATGACCCTGCCGAACGGCGAGCCGATCGGCATCGTGGATGTTCCCGGCCACATTGACTTCATCGAAAACATGCTGGCCGGCGTCGGCGGTGTGGACGCGGCGTTGCTGGTCATCGCTGCCGATGAGGGGCCTATGCCCCAGACCGTCGAGCATCTCGCCATCTTGGGGCTGCTCCAGGTGCGCTGCGGCGTCGTGGCCTTGACCAAGGTGGATCTTGCCTCTGATCCGACTTGGGTCGAGCTGGTAAGCGACGAGGTTCGCCGGTTGCTCACGGGGACACCTCTGTCCGGAGCGGCCATCGTGCCGGTGAGCGCGAAGACCGGCCAAGGCTTGGATCAGCTAAAAGCAACATTGATGCAGGTGCTGGCGAATGCGCCGTTGCGCCGAGACCTGGGCCGGCCGCGCCTGCCGGTGGATCGCGTCTTTACGCTGCCCGGGTTCGGCGTCGTCGTCACCGGCACGCTGAGCGACGGTGTTTTCGAAGTCGGCGACGAAGTGGACGTGATCACCCAGCGCGGCGAAGTGTTGTCTGCGCGCATCCGCGGCCTGCAAACGCACAAACAGAAGATCATGCGTGCCCAGACGGGCAGCCGGCTGGCCGTCAACCTCTCCGGCGTGGATGCCGAACGCATCGCGCGTGGCAGCGTCGTCGCCCGACCGGGTACGCTCGCTCCGACGACGCTGGTGGATGTCTGGCTAGAGATGTTGGGCGAAGATGCACGTCGAGCTTCCGGCATGCGCCGGGCATTCGCGTTGCGCCACAACGCCGAGGTGAAGATCTTCAGCGGCGCAGCCCACAGCGTGGCGCGCGTCCGGCTGCTGGATGGGGATGCGCTTGCGCCGGGCGAATCGGGTTGGGCGCAGATGCAACTGGCCTCGCCGATGGCGGTGGCCAACGGCGACCGCTTCATCATGCGCTTGCCCTCGCCGTCGGTCACCATCGGCGGGGGCACAGTCGTTGATGCGCATCCTCGTGTGCGATACCGGCGCAGGGGAGGCCACGCCGACGCGCAGGTGCTGAGCCGACTGGCGACGCTGCGACGCGGCTCGCCCGCCGAACGCCTCTTGCAGGCGCTACAGGAACTTGCCTTCGCTTCCCCGGCCGAGGCAGTCGCCAGGGCACAACTGGAAGCCGAGGACTTGCAGGCGGCCCTGGCCGATCTGTCCGATCAGGGTGCGGTTATCGTCGCGCAGGATGCCAAGGGCAGCAAGATCTTGGGTTGCCGGCAAGCGTGGCAGGAAGCGTGCCGCACCGCTCAGGACATCCTCAATGAGTATCACAAGGCGCATCCCCTCGCCGAGGGCATGCCGCGCGATACGCTGCGCAGCCGACTGAAGTTGTCGGCAGATGTCTTCGACGCCTTGCTGAGGTTATACGGCGACCCGTCCAATCCGGCCGGTTTTGTGGATATCGGTGGGGTGGTGCGGCTGGCCTCTCACGACGTGCGCTTCGACGCCGGCCAACAGGCTGCCGTGGACACGCTGCTGACGCGATGCCGAGCCCAGCCATGGGCGACGCCATCGGTCAAAGAGGCGCGCGCTGCCGTCGGCGACGAGGTCTATGAAGCCATGCTCCGGCAGCGCATGCTCGTTCAACTCAACGACGAGGTGATTCTGCTGCCGGAGACCTATCAGCAAGCCGTGCAGCGCGTGCGCGACTTCATCGGGCGCGAAGGTTCGATAACCGCAGCGCAGGCGCGCGATCTGTTCGGCACCACGCGCAAATACGCTTTGGCGCTGCTGGAGCACCTGGATGCAATCGGCGTGACCCGGCGGGTCGGTGATGCGCGCGTGCTTAGAGGATGA
- a CDS encoding heat-shock protein Hsp20 gives MATYLTRRTWNPAGEMLALSEVMDQLMRNAFVNTSRWLEDGFNFDAPAVDVVETPEGFTVKAALPGWKPEDVDVTVENGMLTLKGEWKHEEESKDEKSRWHRREIRYGSFERNIALPTEVDADKAKAEFENGILTLTIPKAEVVKPKQIKIAVK, from the coding sequence ATGGCAACTTATCTGACTCGCAGGACTTGGAATCCGGCCGGTGAGATGCTCGCGCTGAGCGAAGTGATGGATCAACTGATGCGCAACGCCTTCGTCAACACGAGCCGCTGGCTGGAGGATGGCTTCAATTTCGATGCGCCGGCGGTTGACGTCGTGGAGACGCCGGAGGGCTTCACGGTCAAGGCTGCGCTGCCCGGTTGGAAGCCAGAGGACGTGGATGTGACGGTGGAGAACGGCATGCTCACCTTGAAGGGCGAGTGGAAGCATGAGGAGGAGAGCAAGGACGAGAAGAGCCGCTGGCATCGCCGGGAGATCCGCTATGGCTCGTTCGAGCGGAACATCGCGCTGCCTACCGAGGTGGATGCAGATAAGGCGAAGGCCGAGTTCGAGAACGGCATTCTCACCCTGACGATTCCAAAGGCCGAAGTCGTCAAGCCGAAGCAGATCAAGATTGCTGTGAAGTAA